From a region of the Bdellovibrio bacteriovorus genome:
- the murI gene encoding glutamate racemase, which produces MLSSDTRPIGVFDSGIGGLTVLRELAVRFPQENFLYLGDTARLPYGSKSPSTIRKYSEQNIHFLEKQHVKAIVIACNTASSQLTEREFDGLPIYNVIEPGSQRALEKSSAKKIGVLGTRATVNSQAYRKKILELHPQAEVFDQACPLFVPLAEEGWDSDPVTNLIVFRYVSPLLGHSIDTLILGCTHYPILKSAISRVTGSAVELVDSGEAIAHWLDRDFTEGRLGKNASQDERTIEIMTTDHSAHFTEVAHRILTPLTPHSFRVVDL; this is translated from the coding sequence ATGCTTTCTTCGGATACAAGACCCATAGGTGTGTTTGACTCTGGAATCGGTGGTCTCACCGTTTTAAGAGAACTCGCAGTAAGATTCCCTCAAGAAAACTTTCTTTACTTGGGGGATACTGCGCGACTTCCCTATGGCTCGAAGTCTCCATCGACGATTCGTAAATATTCTGAACAGAATATTCACTTTCTGGAAAAGCAACATGTGAAAGCCATCGTCATCGCCTGCAACACGGCCTCAAGCCAGTTGACGGAACGAGAGTTCGATGGCCTCCCCATCTACAATGTCATCGAACCAGGCTCACAGAGAGCTCTTGAAAAATCCTCTGCTAAAAAAATCGGTGTCTTAGGGACACGTGCAACCGTCAACAGCCAGGCTTATCGCAAGAAAATTTTGGAGCTGCACCCTCAGGCCGAAGTCTTTGATCAAGCTTGTCCGCTATTTGTTCCCTTAGCTGAAGAAGGTTGGGATTCAGATCCAGTGACGAATCTGATCGTCTTCCGTTACGTCAGTCCGTTGTTAGGTCATTCCATCGACACTTTGATCTTAGGCTGCACGCACTACCCGATATTAAAAAGTGCGATCAGTCGTGTGACCGGCTCTGCTGTCGAATTAGTTGATTCCGGCGAAGCCATCGCTCACTGGTTGGATCGTGATTTTACTGAGGGACGTTTAGGAAAAAATGCGTCTCAGGACGAGCGCACTATTGAAATCATGACTACAGACCACTCAGCGCATTTTACCGAAGTGGCCCATCGTATCTTGACACCGCTCACGCCGCACTCGTTTCGCGTCGTCGATCTTTAA
- the lysA gene encoding diaminopimelate decarboxylase: MEYINNELCLGPLKKRLLPLCANYMRPIYVYDLDFISQRFNAMAKALSGVRLFYAVKANPNQQVLQHLKKIGSGADVVSLGEIKRAMESGFSAHDIVYSGVGKTRHEITEALKLGILQINVESLPELERIGGIARSLGKKAAVALRLNPDIDIKTHPYIATGLKDNKFGMELSLIPELVACLSKYSDSLELVGFSLHLGSMMMEFSGYEEALKKLKPVFVEMQKKFPTLKRFDFGGGLGIFYDRLDLELEESLLRDYAKITKDILGDLNCELQAEPGRWLLAHCGVLITEVQYIKKTSSKDFVIVDAGMNHLIRPSLYEAQHLIVPLKKSGEAMKADVVGPICESSDFFAKDITLGKVQEGDFVAIMDSGAYGYSMASQYNMQELPLEICI, from the coding sequence ATGGAATACATCAATAATGAATTATGCCTAGGTCCGTTAAAGAAGCGTCTATTGCCCTTGTGCGCGAATTACATGCGGCCTATTTATGTCTATGACCTCGATTTCATCTCGCAACGTTTTAATGCTATGGCAAAGGCCCTTTCCGGCGTGCGCCTTTTTTACGCAGTGAAGGCAAATCCCAATCAGCAAGTTTTGCAACATCTTAAGAAAATCGGTTCGGGTGCTGATGTGGTTTCATTAGGAGAAATTAAAAGAGCCATGGAAAGCGGTTTTTCTGCTCACGACATCGTGTATAGCGGCGTAGGTAAAACGCGTCACGAAATCACGGAGGCTTTGAAGTTAGGAATTTTGCAAATCAACGTAGAAAGCTTGCCTGAGCTTGAGCGAATCGGAGGCATTGCGCGCTCTTTGGGTAAGAAGGCCGCGGTCGCTTTGCGCTTGAATCCCGATATCGATATTAAAACGCATCCCTATATCGCCACGGGTCTTAAGGATAATAAATTCGGGATGGAATTATCGTTGATTCCCGAACTTGTGGCTTGTCTTTCAAAGTATTCAGACTCTTTGGAACTTGTCGGGTTTAGTTTGCACTTAGGCTCGATGATGATGGAATTTTCGGGTTATGAAGAAGCTTTAAAAAAACTAAAACCTGTCTTTGTGGAAATGCAGAAGAAGTTTCCGACGCTCAAGCGTTTTGATTTCGGCGGAGGCTTGGGGATTTTTTATGATCGCTTGGATTTAGAGCTGGAGGAAAGTCTTTTACGTGACTACGCGAAAATCACGAAAGACATCTTGGGCGATTTGAACTGTGAGTTGCAGGCCGAGCCCGGCAGGTGGCTGCTGGCTCATTGTGGTGTTTTGATCACGGAAGTGCAGTACATTAAAAAAACGTCGTCAAAGGATTTTGTAATCGTGGATGCGGGAATGAATCATTTGATTCGTCCTTCATTGTATGAGGCTCAGCATCTGATCGTTCCATTAAAAAAATCCGGGGAAGCAATGAAGGCGGATGTTGTCGGTCCTATTTGTGAATCTTCAGACTTTTTTGCGAAAGATATCACTCTTGGAAAAGTACAAGAGGGTGACTTTGTGGCGATCATGGATTCCGGTGCTTACGGTTACTCCATGGCCAGTCAATATAATATGCAGGAGCTTCCTTTAGAAATTTGTATTTAA
- a CDS encoding M14 family zinc carboxypeptidase, which translates to MKTSIFTYTSKGMPVLSYEFHNGGPEVLILGGVHGDEVEGVIAAQELMKHFMKSNPYKLNITLVPQFNLEGVIFKTRGNGNGVDLNRNLPTKDWSPEVKTPRYHPGPAAGSENENKGLMAYCEAKKPVFILSLHSWHPVLNVNGDCRKVAEVLAKHTGYKIDDDIGYPTPGCLGTYTGLERNLPTLTYEIERGLSAEKIIEIHVPAILESLKVLEQ; encoded by the coding sequence ATGAAAACTTCTATATTTACCTACACATCCAAAGGAATGCCGGTTCTATCTTACGAGTTCCATAACGGCGGTCCTGAAGTACTTATTCTTGGCGGTGTACACGGCGACGAGGTCGAAGGTGTGATCGCAGCTCAAGAGCTGATGAAACATTTTATGAAGTCCAATCCCTATAAGCTCAACATCACGCTAGTGCCGCAATTCAATCTAGAAGGAGTCATTTTCAAAACTCGCGGCAATGGCAACGGCGTGGATCTCAACAGAAATCTTCCAACGAAAGATTGGTCTCCTGAAGTAAAAACTCCACGTTATCATCCGGGACCTGCTGCCGGCAGTGAAAACGAAAACAAAGGTTTAATGGCTTACTGTGAAGCTAAAAAACCCGTCTTCATTCTTTCACTTCACTCGTGGCATCCGGTATTAAACGTCAATGGTGACTGCCGCAAAGTCGCTGAAGTCTTAGCTAAACACACAGGCTACAAAATCGACGATGACATCGGCTACCCAACGCCAGGATGCCTGGGAACTTACACGGGCCTTGAAAGAAACCTTCCTACACTGACCTATGAAATTGAACGTGGACTTTCCGCAGAAAAAATCATCGAGATTCACGTTCCCGCGATTTTAGAGTCATTGAAAGTTTTAGAACAGTAA
- a CDS encoding 2,3,4,5-tetrahydropyridine-2,6-dicarboxylate N-succinyltransferase, with translation MEMQNEVTQIYADVQNGKTVDSMTTTELKSVFETIEGLDSGRLRVCEKTGNGWITHEWIKKAILLYFRIQKMDVMKAGDFTYFDKIPVKQWSEEEGVRVVPHALARKGCFIEKGAILMPSYVNIGAYVGSGTMVDTWATVGSCAQIGKNVHLSGGVGIGGVLEPVQASPVIVEDNVFIGSRCIVVEGALIEEGAVLGAGVTITASTKIIDVTGSSPVEYKGRVPSNCVVIPGTQMKDFAAGTYGVPCALIIGKRKPSTDLKTSLTDALRDYQVSV, from the coding sequence ATTGAAATGCAAAATGAAGTGACACAAATCTATGCCGATGTTCAAAACGGGAAAACCGTCGATTCGATGACCACAACAGAGTTAAAATCTGTTTTTGAAACTATTGAAGGCTTGGACTCGGGTCGCCTGCGTGTCTGTGAAAAAACCGGCAACGGCTGGATCACTCATGAATGGATTAAAAAAGCCATTTTGCTTTATTTCCGCATTCAAAAAATGGATGTGATGAAAGCGGGTGATTTTACTTATTTCGATAAAATCCCCGTGAAACAATGGAGTGAAGAAGAAGGTGTTCGTGTCGTTCCTCACGCCCTCGCCCGCAAAGGTTGCTTCATCGAAAAGGGTGCGATCTTGATGCCCTCTTACGTAAATATTGGAGCCTACGTCGGCTCGGGCACAATGGTTGACACTTGGGCAACGGTGGGCTCTTGCGCACAAATTGGTAAAAATGTGCATCTGTCTGGCGGCGTTGGTATCGGCGGAGTTCTTGAGCCTGTTCAAGCATCTCCGGTCATCGTTGAAGACAACGTCTTTATCGGCAGCCGCTGTATCGTCGTTGAAGGTGCTTTGATTGAAGAAGGAGCTGTTCTTGGAGCTGGCGTAACCATCACGGCTAGCACAAAAATCATCGACGTGACGGGCTCTTCTCCGGTTGAATACAAAGGTCGAGTGCCATCCAATTGTGTTGTTATTCCAGGAACCCAGATGAAAGATTTTGCGGCGGGAACATACGGTGTTCCTTGCGCACTTATCATTGGAAAAAGAAAACCAAGTACAGACTTAAAGACGTCGTTGACGGATGCTCTTCGCGACTATCAGGTTAGCGTCTAG
- a CDS encoding FtsX-like permease family protein has product MLVGHLFRHFIFSKRAGSLVKRISWLSMIGISISVTAFLVVLFVMNGMNATIKKRILGLEPHLYVQAAGVSSAASLEAHPVFQRLKEHPENKAYVYETQDVIIRSQDGQFRGGVARGVTRESLGYFIEQLQQMERNQRQSDSPAYFWDPQDVPEEGEIIMGVDLAQSLGVFEGDYVTLVSPSGLLLPPGETPKFERLRVKRIVTTSLADIDAQYIFYQRGKALNSLVNEGMRKLGIEVWLPAGVSVDTVKDDLLKFEDVSVETWMDRNSALLYALKLEKLTIGTFLGLAGMIAASSILTVLALLLSQKRRDIAILRTIGFSAKQTVRTFTQLGFILASVGVLTGVILGTGISLYIEANPIQLAASQIYYDPSIPALVDFTLVFGVLIVSGLIAWFGSYIPARTASEVQPSDALRMK; this is encoded by the coding sequence ATGTTAGTAGGGCACTTATTTCGCCATTTTATTTTCTCGAAAAGAGCAGGTTCTTTAGTTAAAAGAATTTCGTGGCTTTCCATGATCGGTATATCGATCAGTGTTACGGCGTTTTTAGTAGTCCTTTTTGTTATGAATGGCATGAATGCGACGATTAAAAAGCGCATTCTTGGTTTAGAGCCGCATCTGTATGTCCAGGCAGCGGGCGTTTCTTCTGCGGCTAGCTTAGAGGCGCATCCCGTATTCCAACGTCTCAAAGAACATCCTGAAAATAAAGCCTATGTTTATGAAACCCAAGATGTGATCATCCGCAGTCAAGACGGTCAGTTTCGTGGAGGTGTGGCTCGAGGAGTGACCCGTGAAAGCTTAGGGTACTTCATTGAGCAGCTTCAACAAATGGAGCGCAATCAACGTCAAAGTGATTCGCCAGCGTACTTCTGGGACCCTCAAGATGTGCCCGAAGAAGGCGAAATCATCATGGGTGTGGATCTCGCGCAGTCCTTGGGGGTTTTTGAGGGGGACTATGTTACTTTAGTTTCTCCTTCGGGATTGTTATTGCCGCCCGGAGAAACTCCGAAGTTTGAGCGCCTGCGCGTGAAGCGCATCGTGACAACGAGTCTTGCAGATATCGATGCTCAGTATATTTTCTATCAGAGAGGTAAGGCTTTAAATTCGTTGGTAAACGAAGGCATGCGCAAGCTTGGTATTGAAGTGTGGTTGCCTGCCGGAGTTTCGGTCGACACAGTGAAAGATGATCTTTTGAAGTTCGAAGATGTCAGTGTTGAAACTTGGATGGATCGCAATTCGGCTTTGTTGTATGCCTTGAAATTAGAAAAGCTCACTATAGGGACTTTTTTGGGCTTGGCGGGTATGATTGCCGCGAGTTCTATTTTGACCGTGTTAGCTCTGCTTTTATCGCAGAAAAGAAGAGACATCGCGATCTTAAGAACGATTGGCTTTTCGGCGAAACAAACAGTTCGCACATTTACGCAGTTAGGATTTATTTTAGCTTCCGTAGGTGTGTTGACGGGAGTTATTTTAGGAACTGGTATCAGTCTTTATATCGAAGCCAATCCGATTCAGTTGGCCGCTTCGCAGATTTATTATGATCCGAGTATTCCTGCATTGGTGGATTTTACATTGGTCTTTGGTGTTCTGATTGTCAGTGGTTTGATTGCCTGGTTTGGATCCTATATCCCGGCAAGAACGGCATCAGAGGTTCAGCCCTCTGACGCCTTAAGAATGAAATAA
- a CDS encoding substrate-binding periplasmic protein: MRSIVRCFCVMLLNIAVQNAEAKNIKVALGMGRPPYIYLEQGQLKGIEVEVIGEVFRRLGYKATFETLSPLRLDAEARHGNSYDAVVGVARGNERSIFYSEPYMHFENYVVALKKKNYKIKSVRELAPLKVGTWVNAWNGLGKSFKAQFGPQLSGGYAPNYFEFLNQEDQCLALFKEKVDAIVIDKYVFAWLRMTLAEKEDTEQEVDVFRLFNGESPSHVAFRDKKLLHRFDEELAKFRLSGEYDRVVRSYVGGNLASYFKPKVTRYR; the protein is encoded by the coding sequence ATGCGATCCATCGTTCGCTGTTTCTGTGTTATGCTCCTGAACATTGCGGTACAAAATGCAGAAGCAAAAAATATCAAGGTGGCACTGGGTATGGGGCGTCCTCCATACATCTACTTGGAACAAGGTCAGTTAAAAGGAATAGAAGTTGAAGTGATTGGAGAAGTCTTTCGTCGCTTAGGATATAAAGCGACCTTCGAGACTCTTTCACCGCTGCGCTTAGATGCAGAGGCTCGTCATGGAAATTCCTATGATGCCGTGGTGGGCGTGGCTCGCGGAAACGAAAGATCTATCTTTTACTCTGAGCCTTATATGCATTTCGAAAATTATGTGGTGGCTTTAAAGAAGAAAAACTACAAAATAAAATCCGTGCGTGAGCTTGCCCCACTGAAGGTGGGTACGTGGGTGAATGCCTGGAACGGCCTTGGCAAATCATTTAAAGCGCAGTTTGGTCCTCAGTTAAGCGGGGGCTATGCACCGAACTATTTTGAGTTCTTAAATCAAGAAGATCAATGTCTGGCTCTTTTTAAAGAGAAGGTCGATGCCATCGTTATCGACAAGTATGTTTTTGCTTGGCTCCGTATGACTTTGGCGGAAAAAGAGGACACCGAGCAGGAAGTGGATGTGTTCCGTTTGTTTAACGGTGAGTCCCCCTCTCACGTGGCTTTTCGGGATAAGAAACTGCTTCATCGTTTTGACGAAGAACTCGCAAAGTTCCGTCTCAGCGGTGAATATGATCGTGTTGTGAGAAGCTACGTCGGTGGAAATCTTGCGTCTTATTTCAAACCGAAGGTCACTCGTTACAGATAG
- a CDS encoding MlaD family protein: protein MMKVKFSKFERVAGLFIVVAIFGIILTAISAAVKQGWFEPKVRYTTTFENADGLHQGTLVQMSGLRAGAVESVELESDNRIRVSFYILGKFQDRVRENSTVQLIRPFIIGERVLDLSVGHDQFQVLPAHSAVKSLETVDLMTLMSGKNMNSYLSKLGGILESMQVIVDAFADKSRAESMVRVIDRLDPLMKNLNTMSTEVIKLSRQATHDDGVQKLVGNLAVTTKEINRILPELNEENPQLAKDLAVMTQNLATVTRALGPAVKAVEPELPGASVRLVEALNETVVVLKAMQKSFFMRGSVREVRDEEAQERVPANIRETK, encoded by the coding sequence ATGATGAAGGTCAAGTTTAGTAAGTTTGAGAGGGTAGCAGGTCTTTTCATCGTAGTCGCTATCTTCGGAATTATTCTGACAGCGATCAGTGCTGCGGTCAAACAAGGTTGGTTCGAACCGAAGGTTCGTTATACGACGACCTTTGAAAATGCCGATGGCCTGCACCAAGGAACATTGGTGCAAATGTCTGGTCTGCGTGCAGGCGCAGTTGAGTCTGTTGAACTTGAAAGCGACAATCGCATTCGTGTGAGCTTTTATATTTTAGGTAAGTTTCAAGATCGCGTCCGCGAAAATAGCACCGTGCAATTGATTCGTCCTTTTATCATTGGTGAACGCGTTCTGGATTTATCTGTAGGACATGATCAGTTTCAAGTCTTACCGGCTCACAGTGCGGTGAAGTCTTTAGAAACAGTGGATCTTATGACCTTGATGAGCGGTAAGAATATGAATTCCTATTTGAGTAAGCTTGGAGGAATTCTTGAAAGCATGCAGGTCATCGTCGATGCATTTGCAGATAAGAGCCGGGCTGAAAGCATGGTTCGCGTGATCGACAGATTAGATCCTTTAATGAAGAATTTAAATACGATGTCGACGGAAGTGATCAAGCTTTCTCGTCAAGCTACGCATGATGACGGTGTTCAGAAACTCGTCGGAAATCTTGCGGTAACCACCAAAGAGATCAATCGCATTTTGCCAGAGTTGAATGAAGAAAATCCTCAGCTAGCCAAAGACTTGGCCGTCATGACTCAGAATCTAGCCACGGTCACTCGGGCCTTGGGGCCTGCAGTGAAAGCCGTGGAGCCTGAGCTTCCTGGAGCCAGTGTTCGTTTGGTCGAGGCTCTGAATGAGACAGTGGTTGTGCTTAAAGCCATGCAAAAGTCTTTCTTTATGCGTGGAAGCGTGCGTGAAGTGCGCGATGAAGAAGCGCAGGAACGTGTGCCAGCCAATATCCGAGAAACAAAGTAG
- a CDS encoding cell division ATP-binding protein FtsE, producing the protein MKIESLKFEGVTFTHEGQDPIVQNVEFDFPMNEILWVKAEEGAGKSSLLQILAGLQIPQSGKYLINGENVCDMSFEEFLPYRLQIGYSFDYGGLINNRSLFDNLMLPLLYHKVVSPEEAKARVEGLLKEFGAEKFAHDRPAHVPGRIRKLTCLLRALVMRPQILLLDDPSVGLGQDSIYAFVDHVHRLRKEGHCKHVFISSYDEKFMNLFEYQIIHLDEGQLYFQAVDPEKRVVHL; encoded by the coding sequence ATGAAAATCGAGAGTCTTAAATTTGAAGGCGTGACATTCACACATGAAGGACAAGATCCGATTGTTCAAAATGTCGAGTTCGACTTCCCCATGAATGAAATTCTTTGGGTGAAGGCGGAAGAGGGTGCTGGCAAAAGTTCCTTACTGCAAATCCTGGCTGGCTTACAAATTCCGCAATCGGGAAAATATCTGATCAACGGTGAAAACGTTTGTGATATGTCTTTTGAAGAATTTTTACCGTACCGCTTGCAGATTGGTTATTCCTTTGATTATGGCGGTCTTATCAACAACCGTTCTTTATTTGATAATCTGATGTTGCCGCTTCTTTACCATAAAGTGGTTTCTCCAGAAGAAGCGAAGGCTCGTGTCGAAGGTCTTTTAAAAGAATTTGGTGCAGAAAAATTTGCGCATGACCGTCCAGCGCATGTGCCCGGTCGTATTCGTAAGTTGACCTGTCTTTTACGTGCTTTAGTAATGCGCCCGCAGATACTTCTTTTGGATGATCCAAGTGTGGGTTTGGGCCAAGACAGTATTTATGCCTTTGTGGACCACGTGCACAGACTTCGTAAAGAAGGTCATTGCAAACATGTATTTATCAGTTCTTATGACGAAAAGTTTATGAATCTATTTGAGTACCAGATCATTCATTTAGATGAAGGGCAGTTGTATTTCCAAGCTGTCGATCCAGAGAAAAGGGTTGTTCATCTATGA
- a CDS encoding MlaE family ABC transporter permease, with protein MTSLLAQIDSLGRFVTKNVEYTVRVFLMVYLSLRAAILDKAQGFRQIVGVLSSQIYFTGWQALPLISVLALGVGSVMILQSLSNLTLLGGTQMIGSFLIVMILREAGPLLVALVVIARSGTAVASEIGNMRANREIEALESMGINPLSFIVFPRVVGGVLSVLGLAFYFNAIALIGGFLVTRFFQDMSLTFYTDSLMKAFAKEDVLIFFLKNGFSGMIIFVVSCYQGLSVKRSPHEVPQVTTQAVVNSIIFVVIFNLMVSALFYLNQLRSLGVV; from the coding sequence ATGACTTCTTTACTGGCGCAGATAGATTCGCTAGGAAGATTTGTTACTAAAAACGTGGAATACACAGTGCGTGTGTTCCTCATGGTCTATCTTTCTCTTCGCGCTGCCATTCTGGATAAAGCGCAAGGCTTCAGACAAATCGTCGGTGTTCTTTCCTCACAAATTTATTTCACGGGATGGCAGGCTCTGCCTTTGATTTCTGTTCTCGCGTTGGGTGTGGGCTCGGTGATGATTTTGCAATCGCTCTCTAATCTGACCTTGTTAGGCGGAACGCAGATGATCGGAAGCTTTTTGATTGTGATGATTCTGCGAGAAGCGGGGCCGTTACTCGTGGCGCTTGTCGTGATTGCACGTTCTGGAACCGCCGTGGCTTCAGAAATCGGAAATATGCGCGCCAATCGTGAGATCGAAGCGTTAGAGAGCATGGGGATTAACCCTTTAAGCTTTATTGTGTTTCCGCGTGTTGTGGGCGGAGTTCTGAGTGTCTTGGGATTAGCATTTTATTTTAATGCCATTGCCTTGATTGGCGGTTTTCTGGTTACGCGCTTCTTTCAAGACATGTCATTGACGTTTTATACAGATTCTTTGATGAAAGCTTTTGCTAAAGAAGACGTTCTGATTTTTTTTCTGAAAAACGGCTTTAGCGGCATGATCATCTTTGTTGTTTCTTGCTATCAGGGATTGTCGGTGAAACGGTCTCCGCATGAAGTTCCCCAAGTCACAACTCAGGCCGTGGTGAACAGTATTATTTTCGTCGTGATTTTTAACTTAATGGTTTCAGCTTTGTTTTATTTAAATCAACTTCGTAGTCTAGGGGTGGTCTAA
- a CDS encoding YdcF family protein, whose product MKSKFWRIAKVLLRSRPFWVLLFFVGTVLYRFYDEYQNVQHETVQSWLKTPTADCAVVLTGGAGRVREGFDLLANQNVKKLVISGVYSNARLREIMPVWPFYGSLTENDVVLDRRSETTYGNAQQSLPIVEALKCRDILLVTSRLHMYRSYRTFRATFPENIYIQKHAIIGGRYESSVWETTFEALKSLFYSFWAY is encoded by the coding sequence TTGAAATCGAAGTTTTGGCGCATCGCTAAAGTTCTATTACGGTCTCGGCCGTTCTGGGTGCTTTTGTTTTTCGTGGGAACGGTTTTGTACCGTTTCTACGATGAGTATCAAAACGTTCAGCACGAGACCGTACAGTCTTGGTTAAAAACACCGACGGCCGACTGCGCCGTGGTGTTAACCGGGGGAGCGGGGCGCGTCCGTGAAGGATTCGATCTTCTGGCAAATCAAAACGTAAAAAAGCTGGTGATCTCAGGAGTGTATTCCAATGCGCGCTTGCGTGAAATTATGCCGGTGTGGCCTTTTTACGGAAGTCTCACTGAAAATGACGTGGTCTTAGATCGTCGTTCGGAAACCACTTATGGAAACGCTCAACAAAGTCTTCCCATTGTGGAGGCGTTGAAATGCAGAGACATTCTTTTGGTGACTTCACGTTTGCATATGTATCGATCTTATCGCACCTTCCGTGCGACTTTCCCTGAAAACATTTATATCCAAAAACACGCCATTATCGGCGGTCGTTACGAGTCTTCAGTCTGGGAAACCACCTTTGAAGCCTTAAAGTCTTTATTTTACTCTTTCTGGGCTTATTAA
- a CDS encoding RidA family protein, with the protein MKKVIHTDNAPKAVGPYSQAVQMGDFLFCSGQISIDPKTNEVFTGDIKTQTQMVMKNIEAVLTAGGMNFSNIVKTTIFITNMNDFATVNEVYAQYFKDAPPARSTVAVAGLPKGVNVEIEVLAHR; encoded by the coding sequence ATGAAAAAAGTAATTCACACGGACAATGCTCCTAAAGCGGTAGGTCCTTATTCTCAAGCAGTGCAAATGGGCGATTTTTTGTTCTGCTCTGGCCAAATTTCAATTGATCCTAAAACAAATGAAGTTTTCACAGGGGACATCAAAACCCAAACACAGATGGTGATGAAAAATATCGAAGCCGTTCTTACAGCGGGCGGTATGAACTTTTCAAATATTGTTAAGACGACAATCTTCATCACAAATATGAATGACTTTGCGACGGTGAACGAAGTTTACGCTCAATATTTTAAAGACGCTCCTCCAGCTCGCTCGACAGTGGCTGTAGCGGGTCTTCCTAAAGGTGTGAACGTTGAAATCGAAGTTTTGGCGCATCGCTAA
- a CDS encoding HD domain-containing phosphohydrolase, giving the protein MTEARNTSLFRQKLELLILDDSEALLNRVKQVVSAHYLTFRQVNFGELPESMGDLLKAQLVLLAQRQEEALKDFSERVDKVLRVFPRSCIVTVMAPSYSRENLEGTQNPRVTPLSQAEFYSTLKFEYVCLYRCRSQYFSIQAGDLFPMTTMSFPAFIRLSLNQRYLPVIHSNTVLSDERSQRLSRAEGLYIQIKDIEGYLQYIATYYDTSGAALRKRARALFLSLCYKSVYLNESLLFDFKMPTESHLASIYEGIKKTASDLFEIMKTDENLWDIFREALDEDFWELWRSPWISVYASLISVRSGVGNPMVVLLAGLLTDIGIYDLEEAVTRNYYLSEEKKVTPEQQSSYEKHPLLSLNRCLIKKLPIEEAVKTVLVCTHERVDEKGFPNQVPSDKLPEEALILLFAEKIDKTALTTIRKTGVGFRFAKEKLWEAESTTPGSFSPDFLNKISESLI; this is encoded by the coding sequence ATGACCGAGGCCCGAAACACTTCTCTCTTTCGACAAAAACTAGAACTTCTGATTCTTGATGATTCAGAGGCGCTTTTAAATCGCGTTAAACAAGTGGTGTCTGCGCATTATCTGACTTTTCGCCAAGTGAATTTCGGCGAGCTTCCAGAGTCAATGGGCGATCTATTGAAGGCTCAACTTGTTTTGTTGGCACAGCGACAGGAAGAAGCTCTCAAAGATTTTTCCGAGCGGGTGGATAAAGTTCTACGTGTATTTCCGCGTTCTTGTATTGTGACGGTGATGGCACCTTCGTATTCCCGCGAAAATTTGGAAGGCACACAGAATCCTCGCGTGACGCCGTTATCTCAGGCAGAGTTTTATTCGACTTTGAAGTTTGAATACGTTTGTCTGTACCGCTGTCGTTCTCAATATTTTTCTATACAAGCCGGTGACCTTTTTCCTATGACGACGATGTCATTTCCGGCCTTCATTCGTCTTTCGTTGAATCAAAGATATTTGCCAGTCATCCATAGCAACACCGTTTTGTCGGATGAACGAAGTCAAAGGCTCAGTCGCGCGGAAGGACTGTATATTCAAATCAAGGATATCGAAGGATACCTGCAGTACATCGCCACTTATTATGACACTTCGGGGGCGGCCTTAAGGAAGCGGGCGCGCGCTCTTTTCTTAAGTCTTTGTTATAAGTCGGTGTACTTAAATGAAAGCTTGCTCTTCGATTTTAAAATGCCAACGGAAAGTCATTTAGCGTCCATCTATGAGGGTATAAAGAAAACGGCCTCTGACCTTTTCGAGATTATGAAAACGGATGAGAATCTGTGGGATATTTTCCGCGAGGCTTTGGATGAAGATTTTTGGGAATTATGGCGATCTCCGTGGATTTCTGTTTATGCCTCTTTGATTTCGGTTCGAAGCGGCGTGGGAAATCCCATGGTTGTGCTTCTGGCGGGATTGCTTACGGATATTGGGATCTATGATCTCGAAGAAGCCGTGACTCGAAACTACTATCTGTCTGAAGAAAAGAAGGTCACTCCGGAGCAGCAGAGTTCTTATGAAAAACACCCTCTCTTGTCTTTAAACCGTTGTTTGATTAAGAAACTTCCGATCGAAGAAGCGGTCAAAACAGTCCTTGTCTGTACCCATGAACGCGTCGATGAGAAAGGGTTTCCGAATCAGGTGCCTTCGGACAAACTTCCCGAAGAGGCCTTGATTCTTCTGTTTGCTGAAAAGATCGACAAGACCGCTTTGACGACGATTAGAAAAACGGGCGTGGGTTTCCGTTTTGCGAAAGAAAAGTTGTGGGAAGCCGAAAGCACCACTCCTGGCAGTTTCAGTCCCGATTTTTTAAATAAAATCAGTGAATCACTAATTTAA